The following coding sequences lie in one Hippoglossus hippoglossus isolate fHipHip1 chromosome 14, fHipHip1.pri, whole genome shotgun sequence genomic window:
- the il13ra2 gene encoding interleukin-13 receptor subunit alpha-2, with protein sequence MGMKRSVTYPVTLMLLLITCKDCTGFNVDPPEDLVILDPGHLGRLEVTWRPPASLINMTECTIRYQLEYYNTNKDSWTAIRTPWRSYNAQFDLMKDVRVRMYTLLNGPCTNGTLVKSVSYTELVQKPSNKGVVGSRVKDFICVFYSMENMECKWGRNPKIPDSSQQNLYFWHKDLERAEECPKYIISGGVRSGCNFTKNDLPHFTDINFCLNGSSPEGPLKPTFTSLQVQNQVKPGAPQKLHLLRGPDKQLEIQWESPVGSVPEHCLEWEVEHSQEGPDGKITTSLTTERSLTLPLNPDNVRNCFKVRSKLHQYCVDKSFWSEWSRPTCHPEMKEVRPKPEWDMVRVYVYIAVAITATLVLTLGLGTMLKLRTSRQAKKRDSVTCLSEVQLLQ encoded by the exons ATGGGGATGAAACGTTCTGTGACTTATCCAGTTACACTGATGCTGCTCCTGATAACCTGCAAGGACTGCACCGGATTTAACG TGGATCCTCCTGAGGACCTCGTGATTCTAGACCCTGGTCATCTTGGACGCCTTGAGGTTACATGGAGACCCCCGGCCAGCTTGATCAACATGACAGAGTGCACCATACGGTACCAGCTGGAGTactacaacacaaacaaggaCAGCTGGACG gccATCAGGACGCCTTGGAGGTCTTACAACGCTCAGTTCGACCTGATGAAAGACGTCAGAGTGAGAATGTACACGCTGCTGAATGGACCCTGCACCAATGGCACCTTGGTCAAGAGTGTGAGCTACACAGAACTGGTTCAAAAACCTTCCAACAAAG GTGTTGTCGGTTCCAGGGTCAAGgatttcatctgtgtcttctataGCATGGAGAACATGGAGTGCAAATGGGGAAGAAACCCAAAGATACCAGACAGTTCACAGCAAAATCTTTATTTCTG GCACAAGGACCTGGAACGGGCTGAGGAATGTCCGAAGTACATCATTTCAGGTGGAGTCAGGAGCGGCTGCAACTTCACGAAGAATGATCTTCCTCATTTCACTGATATCAATTTTTGCCTCAATGGTTCCTCGCCTGAAGGACCCCTGAAACCAACATTCACCTCCCTGCAAGTCCAAAACCAAG TGAAGCCTGGGGCCCCACAGAAGCTGCATCTGCTAAGGGGTCCAGACAAGCAACTGGAAATACAGTGGGAAAGTCCTGTTGGGAGTGTTCCTGAACACTGCCTTGAATGGGAGGTAGAACACAGTCAAGAGGGACCTGACGGAAAGATAACAACG AGTTTAACCACAGAGAGAAGCCTGACTCTGCCCCTCAACCCCGACAATGTAAGAAACTGTTTCAAGGTGCGGTCCAAATTACATCAGTATTGTGTGGACAAAAGCTTCTGGAGTGAGTGGAGTCGTCCAACCTGTCACCCAG aaatgaaagaagtCCGCCCTAAACCAGAATGGGACATGGTACGGGTCTATGTATACATTGCTGTTGCCATCACTGCCACACTGGTGCTGACTCTGGGTTTGGGTACAATGCTCAAACT